One genomic region from Rhizomicrobium palustre encodes:
- a CDS encoding YicC/YloC family endoribonuclease, which produces MPLVSMTGFAEGLGGRETARWRWEARSVNGRGLELRLRLPPGFESIEPGARALANSRFKRGNIQASLNFDAGLGARGLRVDAAALAAAVKIAKEVANETGLPPARIDGLLALKGVLVQDEGILADAEELAKRDAAILETLAQCFDALAKARASEGAKLATILNGQIEEIARLTTEAGEAAATQPAAIRERLKQQLADLVTPGTVSGERLEQEIAMLATRADIREEIDRLNAHVAEARRLLAAGDAVGRRLDFLAQEFNREANTLCSKSTDIALTRIGLDLKAAIDQFREQLQNVE; this is translated from the coding sequence ATGCCGCTCGTCAGTATGACTGGTTTTGCCGAAGGGCTCGGCGGGCGTGAGACGGCGCGCTGGCGCTGGGAAGCGCGTAGCGTCAATGGCCGCGGGCTGGAACTGCGGTTGCGTCTGCCACCCGGTTTCGAAAGCATCGAGCCGGGCGCGCGCGCCCTCGCCAACAGCCGTTTCAAGCGCGGCAATATCCAGGCCTCGCTGAATTTCGATGCCGGGCTCGGGGCGCGCGGGCTTCGCGTCGATGCTGCCGCGCTTGCTGCCGCCGTCAAGATTGCCAAAGAAGTGGCGAATGAAACCGGCCTGCCGCCCGCGCGTATCGATGGGCTTTTGGCGCTGAAAGGCGTCTTGGTGCAGGATGAAGGCATCCTCGCCGATGCCGAGGAACTTGCGAAACGCGATGCCGCTATTCTCGAAACCCTGGCGCAGTGCTTTGATGCCCTCGCCAAGGCGCGCGCCAGCGAAGGTGCCAAGCTCGCCACCATTCTGAACGGCCAGATCGAAGAGATCGCGCGACTGACGACAGAAGCCGGTGAGGCCGCCGCCACCCAGCCCGCCGCCATTCGTGAGCGCTTGAAGCAGCAGCTTGCTGATCTTGTGACGCCGGGCACGGTGTCGGGCGAGCGCCTGGAACAGGAAATTGCGATGCTGGCGACCCGCGCCGATATCCGCGAGGAAATCGACCGGCTGAATGCCCATGTCGCCGAAGCGCGCCGTTTGCTCGCCGCGGGTGATGCGGTGGGCCGCCGTCTCGATTTTCTGGCGCAGGAATTCAATCGCGAAGCCAATACGCTGTGCTCGAAGTCTACCGACATCGCGCTGACACGTATCGGCCTTGACCTTAAAGCTGCGATCGATCAGTTCCGCGAGCAGTTGCAGAATGTGGAGTGA
- the mltG gene encoding endolytic transglycosylase MltG — protein sequence MKNFIAFVVVVGVLIAGIIEWGYAAFTAPGPVAKEGKETIVVIKPGIGTKAIADSLKDAGVTDHPEVFAIAAYATGRNKALKAGEYAIPDRASMKAIMDILIAGKSIQHKLTVAEGLTSQMAYDLVKDDPVLLGEAGAVPAEGSLLPETYLFQRGETRKDLLAKMKKAQKEVLDRLWENRAPNLPIKTKQEALILASIVEKETGIPSERPHIASVFMNRLKIGMRLQSDPTIIYGITKGYPLGRRINRSEIEAATPYNTYVIAGLPPHPICNPGKDAIAAVLNPIESKDLYFVADGTGGHVFAETVEQQNIHVAAWRKIHIGQGK from the coding sequence ATGAAGAACTTCATCGCGTTTGTTGTCGTTGTCGGTGTGCTCATCGCGGGCATCATCGAATGGGGCTATGCCGCTTTCACTGCGCCGGGACCTGTCGCCAAAGAGGGCAAGGAAACCATCGTCGTGATCAAGCCCGGCATCGGCACCAAGGCGATCGCCGACAGCTTGAAGGACGCGGGCGTTACTGATCATCCCGAAGTTTTTGCGATTGCCGCTTATGCCACCGGCCGCAACAAGGCGCTGAAGGCGGGCGAATACGCTATCCCCGACCGCGCCTCGATGAAGGCGATCATGGATATCCTGATCGCAGGCAAATCCATCCAGCATAAGCTCACCGTCGCCGAAGGGCTGACGAGCCAGATGGCCTATGATCTGGTGAAGGATGATCCGGTGCTTTTGGGCGAAGCGGGCGCGGTGCCGGCGGAAGGCAGTCTGTTGCCCGAGACCTATCTTTTCCAGCGCGGCGAAACCCGCAAAGACCTCCTCGCCAAGATGAAGAAGGCGCAGAAGGAGGTGCTGGATCGGCTGTGGGAAAATCGCGCGCCGAACCTGCCCATCAAGACCAAACAGGAAGCCTTGATCCTCGCCTCCATCGTGGAGAAGGAAACCGGCATTCCGTCGGAGCGCCCGCATATCGCCTCGGTGTTCATGAACCGGCTCAAGATCGGCATGCGCCTGCAATCGGACCCGACCATCATTTACGGCATCACCAAGGGCTATCCTTTGGGGCGGCGTATCAACCGTTCCGAGATCGAAGCGGCGACGCCCTACAACACCTATGTCATCGCGGGCCTGCCGCCGCATCCGATCTGCAATCCCGGCAAGGATGCCATCGCCGCCGTGCTTAATCCGATCGAGTCGAAGGACCTTTACTTCGTCGCCGATGGCACCGGCGGGCATGTCTTCGCCGAGACCGTGGAACAGCAAAACATCCACGTCGCCGCCTGGCGCAAGATCCATATCGGGCAGGGGAAGTAA
- the fabF gene encoding beta-ketoacyl-ACP synthase II: MRRVVVTGLGLVTPLAGDVENSWSRLIQGKSGARRIEKFNTDDLATKIACMVPKGDGTNGTFNPDSGMDPKEQRKVDEFIVYGMAAAAQAVADSGWEPKTEEEKERTGVLIGSGIGGLEGIAETTLLMAEKGPRRVSPFFIPGRLINLVSGYASIRFGFKGPNHAVVTACATGAHAIGDAARMIALDDADLMLAGGAEAAVCKIGIAGFNACRALSTAYNDTPEKASRPYDKDRDGFVMGEGAGVVMLEEYEHAKARGAKIYAEVKGYGLSGDAYHITAPAEDGDGGFRAMKMALKKSGFSAADIDYINAHGTSTMADGIEAGAVERFLGDAAIGKPMSSTKSAIGHLLGAAGSVEAIFCILAMRDGIIPPTINLDNPAVDTKLNLVPHEAIKREVNVVMSNSFGFGGTNACLILARP, from the coding sequence ATGCGTAGAGTAGTCGTGACGGGGCTAGGGTTGGTCACGCCGCTTGCGGGCGACGTGGAAAACTCATGGTCGCGCCTTATCCAGGGCAAGTCTGGCGCCCGGCGCATCGAGAAGTTCAATACCGACGATCTGGCGACGAAGATCGCCTGCATGGTCCCCAAAGGTGATGGAACGAACGGAACGTTCAATCCTGATTCCGGCATGGACCCCAAAGAGCAGCGCAAGGTGGACGAGTTCATCGTCTACGGCATGGCTGCCGCGGCGCAGGCGGTTGCCGACTCCGGTTGGGAGCCGAAGACCGAGGAAGAGAAAGAGCGCACAGGCGTTCTGATCGGCTCGGGCATCGGCGGGCTCGAAGGAATTGCGGAGACCACGTTGCTGATGGCCGAAAAAGGCCCAAGGCGCGTGTCTCCGTTCTTCATTCCGGGCCGCCTCATCAATCTGGTCTCGGGTTACGCCTCTATCCGTTTCGGTTTCAAAGGCCCCAACCACGCTGTGGTGACGGCTTGCGCCACCGGCGCCCACGCCATCGGCGATGCGGCCCGCATGATCGCGCTGGACGATGCGGATCTGATGCTGGCGGGCGGCGCGGAAGCGGCTGTCTGCAAAATCGGCATCGCGGGCTTCAACGCCTGCCGTGCGCTTTCCACCGCCTATAACGACACGCCTGAAAAGGCCTCGCGTCCCTACGATAAGGACCGCGACGGCTTTGTGATGGGCGAGGGCGCGGGGGTGGTGATGCTGGAAGAGTACGAGCATGCCAAGGCGCGCGGCGCCAAGATTTACGCGGAAGTGAAGGGCTATGGCCTCTCGGGCGACGCCTATCACATCACCGCGCCGGCCGAAGACGGCGATGGCGGTTTCCGTGCCATGAAGATGGCGCTGAAGAAGTCGGGCTTTTCGGCTGCGGATATCGATTACATCAATGCCCATGGCACATCGACCATGGCGGACGGCATCGAAGCCGGTGCTGTGGAACGCTTCCTGGGCGATGCCGCGATCGGCAAGCCCATGAGCTCGACCAAATCGGCCATCGGCCATCTTTTGGGCGCGGCCGGGTCTGTGGAAGCGATCTTCTGCATTCTCGCCATGCGCGATGGCATTATTCCGCCGACCATCAACCTCGACAATCCGGCCGTCGACACCAAGTTGAACCTGGTGCCGCACGAAGCCATCAAGCGCGAGGTGAATGTCGTGATGTCGAACTCCTTCGGCTTCGGCGGCACGAATGCATGCTTGATTCTGGCGCGTCCGTAA
- a CDS encoding acyl carrier protein encodes MSDTAERVKKIVVEHLNVEPDKVVEGASFIDDLGADSLDTVELVMAFEEEFGIEIPDDAAEQIVTVKDAVAFIDAQSGK; translated from the coding sequence ATGAGCGATACTGCCGAACGCGTGAAGAAGATTGTCGTCGAGCACCTGAACGTGGAGCCCGACAAGGTCGTCGAAGGCGCGTCGTTCATCGACGATCTCGGCGCTGACAGCCTGGACACGGTCGAATTGGTTATGGCCTTCGAAGAAGAATTTGGCATCGAAATTCCCGATGACGCTGCTGAGCAGATCGTCACCGTGAAGGACGCGGTCGCCTTCATCGATGCGCAGAGCGGCAAATAA
- the fabG gene encoding 3-oxoacyl-[acyl-carrier-protein] reductase: MFDLTGKVALITGASGGIGNAIAKALHAQGASVVLSGTRAEALEALKAELGERAFVATCNLSDPASVEALPKTAEAAAGAPIDILVNNAGVTKDNLSMRMKDEEWDQVIAVDLTAAFRLSRAVTRNMMKKRWGRIISVTSIVGAIGNPGQCNYAAAKGGLTAMSKSLAYEVATRGITVNCVAPGFIATAMTDVLNEQQKEAISARIPAQRMGSPAEIAGAVAYLASEEAAYVTGQTLHVNGGMAMI, translated from the coding sequence GGATCGGTAACGCCATCGCCAAGGCGCTGCATGCGCAGGGCGCGAGCGTTGTTCTTTCCGGCACCCGCGCCGAGGCTCTCGAAGCCTTGAAGGCGGAGCTTGGGGAACGCGCCTTTGTCGCCACCTGCAATCTTTCCGACCCCGCGTCGGTCGAAGCGCTGCCCAAGACGGCGGAAGCCGCTGCCGGTGCGCCGATCGATATCCTGGTCAACAATGCCGGCGTGACCAAAGACAATCTCTCCATGCGCATGAAGGATGAGGAATGGGATCAGGTCATCGCGGTCGATCTCACCGCGGCCTTCCGTCTTTCCCGCGCCGTTACGCGGAACATGATGAAAAAGCGCTGGGGGCGGATCATCTCTGTGACTTCCATCGTCGGCGCGATCGGCAACCCCGGTCAGTGTAATTATGCCGCGGCCAAGGGCGGTCTCACGGCCATGTCCAAATCGCTGGCCTATGAGGTCGCGACCCGTGGAATCACCGTGAACTGCGTCGCCCCCGGTTTCATCGCCACGGCGATGACGGATGTGCTCAACGAGCAGCAAAAAGAAGCCATTTCGGCGCGTATTCCGGCCCAAAGAATGGGGTCTCCGGCCGAAATTGCGGGTGCGGTCGCCTATCTCGCCAGCGAGGAAGCGGCCTACGTGACCGGCCAGACTCTCCATGTCAATGGCGGCATGGCGATGATCTGA